The genome window GCGCGGGCTCGGTACTCGGTCGTCAGGCCCTCCCAGACGTACCCGAACTTGTCCGTCGCCTCCCGGATCGCCTCGACGATCTTCGGGTGCCGGTGGCCCATGTTGACGCAGATGAGCTGGTTGGCGAAGTCGAAGATCCGGCGCCCGTCCGCCATCGTGACGTAGCACCCGTCGGCGCTCTCGACCACGTTCGACCGGTACTCATCCTTCGTCGCGAGGACGTGGAAGACGTACTGCTCGTCCCACTCGCGCACCTGATCCCAGTCGGTCTCGGCACTCGCTGGCGTCTGCACTTCCATCTTGGACATCGGACCTCCCGACGGTCACGGACGAGGGTTGGCGCGTGATCCCGGATCCGCGAACGACCCGGGACCGCCGCGCACCGGAGGTGTGATGCGCGCAAGTATCAGACCGTCCTGTGCATTTGTCAAGGAAGTCGCCAGGGACAGTAGCCTTCCCCCTGTTCAGAGAGCCTGTGACAGGCTTCTTGTTCCTGTCCGTTTGTCAAGGTAGGGTCGTCCAGGTACCAATGGCGAACAGCGCGCAGCCCGGCAAGCCATCCAGCCGCTCGAGGATCACCCGCGGCCAGGGCCGCGAGGCCCTCTGTCGAGCGCTCCCCCGCGTCGTCGCGCGAGACGGCTTCGACGGCGTCACGTTCCGCTCGGTCGCTGCCGAGGCCGGCGTCACCCACGGCCTCGCCTCGTACCACTTCGGGACCAGAGAGTCGATGATCCATGAGGCACTGAAGTGGGCCGTCGAGCACACGCTCGAGGCGACCCACCTCGCCGCGCCGACGGGCGAGATCGAACACTTTGCCGCTGATGTACCGCGGGCGCTGAGCGAGCGCCCAGAGGACGCAATCTTCCAGTTCGAGGTCCTGCTCCGAGCGCTCCGCAGCCCCGATCTGCGCGAAGACGTGCGCAAGAGCTACGACGACTACGTCGAAGCGATCTCGAAGTCGCTGAGCGCCCTCGGCGTCGAAGGGAAGGCCGTCGCACGACTCGTGTTCGCGGCGCTGGATGGGCTCACGTTGCAGCAGTTGCTCTACGAGGGCACGGATCGAACCGAGGAGACACTCGGAGCGCTCCGCCAAATCCTGTCTCTGCTTGCTCATCCATCCAGTGGCGCTCCGGGCGTCGGACTCGCGGCCCCCCACAGCGCAGACCGTCCACGCCCCGGGACCCAAGAGCTGCCCTCAACGCGCGTTTGATGTTCTACGTCCCCTTCCCCCGTCAGAATGCCGACACGCGAAGAGCGGCCGTAGTCGCAGCGAAGGTTGCTGCGCGTGGAGTCAACGGCGTCTCGCGAGAGCTCGGGCAGGTAAGGCGAGCCATCGAGGAGC of Gaiella occulta contains these proteins:
- a CDS encoding TetR/AcrR family transcriptional regulator, with translation MANSAQPGKPSSRSRITRGQGREALCRALPRVVARDGFDGVTFRSVAAEAGVTHGLASYHFGTRESMIHEALKWAVEHTLEATHLAAPTGEIEHFAADVPRALSERPEDAIFQFEVLLRALRSPDLREDVRKSYDDYVEAISKSLSALGVEGKAVARLVFAALDGLTLQQLLYEGTDRTEETLGALRQILSLLAHPSSGAPGVGLAAPHSADRPRPGTQELPSTRV